Part of the Arachis hypogaea cultivar Tifrunner chromosome 6, arahy.Tifrunner.gnm2.J5K5, whole genome shotgun sequence genome, aaaagtagatctacattaaaacacaagaacaacataaaggaaattacaacaaaagaatgaaagaagaatgaatgtaacaacaaggaattgagaaaatagaagtagaagaagatgaattaaaatctagatctaagaactaaacctaatcctaatcctaattctagagagaagtgagagcttctctctctagaaactaacttctAGAACTAAACTAtgctaattggtaactaacttaTTCAATACTTGTGTTTCCCTTTcagtccttgggttaaatagcattagaaatgagttggattgggcccacaaggctttagaattcgctggccacgttttgctttaagtgaaccaggtggcaacaatggcgcgtgcgcgtactatgcgcgtacgcgtcaccatgcgcagttcaaccatagcaaatcttatatcgtttcgaagccccggatgttagctttccaacccaactgaaaccgcatcatttggacctctgtagctcaagttatgatcatttaagtgcgaagaggtcagcttgacaactttccggttctttcatttcttcatgagttctccaacttttcatgctttctttcttcattcccttgatccaatctttgcctcctaaaccttaaatcacttaacaaacatatcaaggcatctaatggaatcaaggtgaattaaatttatttattttaagacctaaaaagcatgttttcactcttaagcacaattaaaggagaatatacaaaaccatgctaattcattgggtaaatgtgagaaaaggtctacaaaatactctaaattcaatacaagataaaccgtcaaattggggtttatcaggtacctgtaaagacactctgatgcctaagtcagcaagaatCTAAGCAAGTTTATAgaatattggaacttagagatatcTGAAGGatatcagtgtatttatagtggtgaaccaataatcaccgttggagtagttctacCTTTTAAGAAGGATAACCGTccatttatcttagggaagttgagacATGACTCCTGAAAGTGggtttgagagattttaggggcagttacttatttgaataagtgttatctgccagctaaccttcgttcccgacttctttagggtGAAGTCTGTGTCGAATCCGACCTTTGGGAGGAGGTCAGTTATGTGGGGAGGCCAATCTATGGATTGggcctttttatcctatttggacctgggccttggcgttgggtcagggtatgaacaatatccAAAAGTTCAAATCGCTAACAAAAAGACTTAAAAAATTTGCTAACGACAAATAAGCATAAAGATTTCAAAACGTGATAAAAAgaactaaatattaaatttatattataaaaattaattttagagatcaaattttgatacaattttttgtaatcattaaaaaaataagatcttttcacctttaaaatttagtatttttgttgagtaaatgttttttttaattttttattatgaatgaccattttttttaaaagaaaaagaaaaatttaaagattaaattttgcTTTGAAGGTTTTTTGTATaccatttaaatatttattcaaatgttgtcacaaaaatttagatcaaataaataaattatttgctaaatataaaattttttttattacttataaacatataatattttattagtttttttatcgtattttaaaattattcagaATTTGTTTTGTTGACAACTCCTTTTCCAGATTTTTGTTAACAGCTGAATCTTTTAGTACCCAATTGATTTCGAGATTTTTGTTATCCGCTGAATCTTTTGGTAGTTAACCCAATAAATTAAATACCCAAAAACATTTTTCAATGTTAGTTACGTGTATCATTTTATATATCAAGTTACGCGCACATAGATATCCAGTATTAAGTTGGTTTGCTACTTTGATCACGTAAAATTGATGGCATTGCCAAACAATTCCTATAATGATTCCGTGTTCTTTCTTCCCTTTAACTTTATCAAGATGCTTGCGGAATTATTAGTTTACTACCATTTTTCATGCAAAACAAGGTGCAGTCTGTTGCTTGGGGTCCCCGGAACCAGTGTGAGAAGCCACTGCAAGTTTCGGAACAGGGGAAAATGACACTTGCTTTTACTTCTGAAAGTAAAATACTAATGAAAGACCAAAGCAAAAAGCAATTCACGTGAATTAGTACATGAACTTTTACATCAAATGGGAGCAAGAACTCATCGGTTTACAAGATAAAACCAATATGAACCCTAGATACCGAGAGTTCTGGTTGACAATGAGAGAAAGAAACACTATTTATAGCCTTGGAAATTAGAAGCTACCATGCCTATCACTTTCCAAAGCTTTGACAACTGCCATAAGCATTGTACAATTGCCTATATTTCAGGGCTTCATCAACAAGTCCCTAACATAATTAAGAACTCCCTCAACATCCACAGTCCAAGCAACCGAAACAGGAGAATAGCCCGTCCACGGGTTGCTTGAATTCCAtctgtataaaaataaaaataaaaataaaaataaaaaaccagtTTGTGTCGAGTAGAAATCATATTTgcataaaaaattaacaacattgaaaagaaagcaaagagAATCAGCTTATAATTTGGACATTACTGTTTCAATCCTTGGTCCATAAGTGTATGACCAGTACAAATGCCTTGCGTCTCTACCCTCACCACCCCTTTCCTGTATGTGAAAAGATCTGGACGGACAACTGCCACAAAACTGACAGGGTCATGGAGGAATATTCCTGAAAGAAGAAATCATATTATCATTGCAATACAGACCTAAATAGCATAAACTGAAACATCAAAGCAGCGTGTGAAATTACCATGGACACCATCAGATTTTACATGCCAATCCCTATAGAATTTGCACATATCACCCAGGAGACTAGCATGCTTTCCACTGGATTCCTTCAGGTCAAGGAGATCAGCATCTGACCAAAATACAATATTCAGTTTCCAGTGACTGACtcagaataataataatgaacAGCTAAAGATAGCCCAGAAATTGGAGCAAACAGGGAGTTACAACCCCACCTGTCAATCTGACTTGGGTTGTTATGTTTATTCCAACTACAGCAATATTTGCTCCAGAGGTGAACACAATATCAGCTGCATCGGGATCATTATAAATCTGCAAAAAGAACAAAATCATTAGGTTAAGAATCAATATGATAAGACATGAAAATCTGATCTTTAAGTTAAActtcctaaaataaataaataaacgttCTGTGGCGATTAGTAGATGTATAGTGGATAGTCTTCAACTAGTCATATGTCTAAAAATAACATACGTCTAATCACTACAACTTACAAGCTGATTACTTCATGTGTTGGGAatgttaaaggaaaaaaaaacgctTATCTAAAAACCAAGAAATAACTGATGTATAATAGCTTTATTCAAAAACTGAATTATAAATTACACACGCATAACTGCATTAGGTGGCAACAGAACAGCTATTGTATTTAACAAAATTGCATTACTTGATAACTTATTTCCTATTATACTAACGGATTTTGCTAAAACTACCCTTAAGATTAAGTTAGTAGAAATTTTTCAAGTTTTTCTGTCAATAAATACTTTATAAATGTATTGGAAACTTCAACTTTTTAGTCATTCAATCAACTTTCCACATTTAACACCTTAACAAGTGCTCTCTTGTTAGCTAAACCCAATACTTATTTCTTAGCTCATCTTCGAGAATTTCCTAGGTGAAGACATGAATGTATAAAAGAAAATAGGTCACTTGAACAAAATAGAGATAGATCCTGTCAATCAAGCAAGTTAAGGAGCTCCATATTGAATTCATATAGGAGAAAAGAACAGAGGAATCCAACACCTACATTTGCTTCCGCAGCAGGATTAACATTCCCCAAGGCAAAGAATGAACCTCCAAGTATAACTATTCTCTTCACCTTGCTTGCAAAAGATGAATCTCTTTTGATTGCCTAATAATAGAGATCACACTATCAGATCAAGAAATATATGTAACAAAAGCTTTAAATTAAGAAGGTCAAGATCACAAAGTAAGAGGAATCCAAGAAAACTTACTAACGCTAAGTTCGTCAACGGTCCAAGTGCAAGTATAGTTACTTCACCAGGATATTCAGACACCTTCTCTACCAAAAACTCACAAGCACTCTTCTCAATCTTCTTAGTCGTAGGCGGGGGTAGGAATATGTTACCCAATCCATCTTTACCATGAACAAAATCAGCAACACGAGGCTCTCCACCCTTTTACAAAAGTCAGCATAATAAAATACTGGAAATTCAGAATCAACCAAAAGGTGGGAAAAATAAAAGGGGGGTGGGAGGTAGGGCCCGAGGCATGGCAGCAATATTTTGACTGGTGACCCACAAAGATGAGACAAAGGAATGGAAAACAAAGCACAATTCTAAAACTCAATTTGACCAAACATTGAACAAGGtcaaactaaatattaaatagttaCCTTCAATGGCTCAGGGGAACCCTCTGCAACAGGAAGATTTTGACGGCCTGCGATCTCACACTATCCTTTTTGCATAGTGAAAACACAAATCAAGAACATGTCcaagaaacataaaaagaaaCTTGTGTTAAAAATTGGAAACTAGAAAACACATACCAAAAGCAAAGCATTCTGGGTGGCATCTGTGGTAGCAACATTACCAAAAATGGTGGTAAAACCCAGCATCTCCACCTCAGGGCATTGAAATGCCATCATAATCGCCATGCTATCATCTGCATAACCAACAAAAGACTAATTCCTTTtctaatttttcaattaattagaATTATTAAACGCACATATATCCTTCAGCACACCAGATTGAAGaacatgaaaaattaattttcatactTCCAACCTAAAGCATGATAATAACGTAATCTATAATCTAAATTACGTCAAAAACTAATTAgctttagaaaattaaaattacacaATTGAAATAGCAAGTTGAAGCTCACCGATGCCAGGGTCGGTATCGATAATGAGCTTCTCGGGAAGTGGACGCATTCCGTCACAACCGTTGCCATTGACGGCGCCGTCAGAATGATTTGCGAGGGTGGCCATGAATTTGTGATCAGAGCTACGGATTGAAGGAAATCGTGAAGCCAAAATCAGATAGCAGCAAGAAGAAGAGCAATGATGATGTACGAAGCCGTGGAAAGTGTGTGATGTTATTTATGCTTGTATGTATGTGTGTATGTATTTATGTGTCGCACAGTTGCGGAGTGCATACACACATACACACAAAGGAATGAAGGGAAGGGACGAAAGTGCAATGGAAATATGCAGAGATTGGGTTTGTCTGATGATGATGTTCCAATTTGATGCaaaaggagagaagagagagagagaaaagagatggCGATAATACAAGGGGTTCGTGTCAATATATAGTAGTAGTACAGACTATACAACGCTTTCTCGTCTATGAAGTTCTATCCAATCAACCGAGGACACGTTGCGCATCTACATTGCATTCCTATTGAATATCCtttatcttttctctttttccctttttctattttatctttttatcttttatggtTAAATTAAATCCGAATGCATCGCTTGTGTCGCGATTCGCAAAGCGAAAAAACTTTAGAAAGTGGTAATCCGTTTTGGGATTTCTCCCAAAAGTGAACGACCAGTATCTCTaaggttaattttaattttaattttaattttaattttaattttaattttaattttataagataatatataaatatttatagaattatatgttataaataataatttaaaattaaaaataaaatttaactttttatatttaatcttaatttaattaaagttttatattatttttaattattttattaatataattatataaataataaaattttattaattttttattaaaataatattaattttattttattaattaattttaatataaattttaattttaaaataatttattttttaaaaatattaaaaataatattctaaaaatattttattagaaatgtTCTAACAAGTAACGAGACATATATACTATCTAAATAATGagtttacaaaatttttttttaatttaatcatatttgagttttgatataacaaatttgacaaaaatataaccaatttgaattttttaataattaacttacttatttatttaaataaatattacaagtttaaatcttattttatgCAAATAATAATTACCTATTTAGTTTGCaatgttgataaacccatatgtgacaaattagggttttttttttttctgtgacTAAGAAATTTTATGATAAACTAAATTTGACAAAGAAACTCTTCAGTCATTAggccaacaatttttaattttttgttattatttaactattataaatattaaattgtcttta contains:
- the LOC112696676 gene encoding uridine nucleosidase 1, encoding MATLANHSDGAVNGNGCDGMRPLPEKLIIDTDPGIDDSMAIMMAFQCPEVEMLGFTTIFGNVATTDATQNALLLCEIAGRQNLPVAEGSPEPLKGGEPRVADFVHGKDGLGNIFLPPPTTKKIEKSACEFLVEKVSEYPGEVTILALGPLTNLALAIKRDSSFASKVKRIVILGGSFFALGNVNPAAEANIYNDPDAADIVFTSGANIAVVGINITTQVRLTDADLLDLKESSGKHASLLGDMCKFYRDWHVKSDGVHGIFLHDPVSFVAVVRPDLFTYRKGVVRVETQGICTGHTLMDQGLKQWNSSNPWTGYSPVSVAWTVDVEGVLNYVRDLLMKP